A window of Populus trichocarpa isolate Nisqually-1 chromosome 17, P.trichocarpa_v4.1, whole genome shotgun sequence genomic DNA:
ggatacaaaattaaataaaaaataaatcaagcaaaggataaaaaaatagaaataaaaaaataaagatcaaattgaataaaaaataaagtagaataaaatgttaaaagatgaaattgaaaaaaacaataaactttaaaaaccatccaaatcaaaataaatagcaatcaacataataagaaccaaatgtgataaaaatgaaaacggGAGGATACATTTGAAGTTTTGAAGGCTCAACACGAACACTAAGGcctagaagagagaaaagaaaggaaagagaaaaaaccgAACAACTGTTGTGAATGACATCACTGGATGAGTTGGATTACATGAGAGTTGACAGTTTTTGGTCGTCGTATGGCTCCCACATGCTGCTAGAAAGTTGCAAGGAATGCGTctgcaagcttttttttttatttattaatattttaatatataaaattattaaacaacaCTAGGTTATCTAAGGCTgcgtttgtttcccggaaactGGTTTTCGGGAAAccgaaaccactttccaaactttcctgtgtttgtttgtcattagaaaagttggtcaacgaaaaacactttccggtcaaagaaaattttggcttggtttccaggaaagtgttttccttttattttgggcggaaaacactttctggaagttgtgaaaaatttagaaatgtcatattatttgctgattatatcaaatttggtactcaaacttttgattgttatatatattttgttttgaatatttgttttccaatttcatcttttagaatttaatttttatattaattttagtccttatttttataatttttatttgcttttcccttatcattttttaattgaaaatttttatctatcaaatttgatcctcattcttttgattgttacttattttatttgaaataatttatgaaatgttatttattattattttaatttcttcatctttcaatttttttttattttttagatttgatctctattattttgattattatttattttatttgagataatttatgaaattatattttttttcaatttaattctcattcaactttttaatttgtaagatttgttcctcattattttaataaacttaaaaaaaataaaacattaataagttattttccagctcattttccatgacataatcaaacactggaaagtgttttccaacttatttttcattacactgccaaacatcgaaaaataattcactttgccggaattcactttctaaaaggaaactactttccagcaaacaaacagaatctaaataataaaaaacaaaaaccataatataaagacaaaataatcatttcaaatcaaccttattttttttatttaaagttcaATTTATCATGTATTTGCATCATTTAACCttgtaaagaaaatgataaaaaaactcttgaacaaaaaattaatattttttttatttttaaagacaagaaaatcattaaatagacaaaattaaaactaattaatttactaaTGACTACTTAATCCCAAGTAAAAAATGACTTTACCTTATTATTTAGATATCTGGTTTTAAGTAAATACAGTGTGTTAATCCATGGTGTATAGAAAATCACCGATCTCTCTTAGGTTTCTCATAATAAATAAACCTTCCTCTTCTATCCTTCGTTGTCTCTTAAATTGCAACTAGGTACCACACTCACTAGTCtctccaaaaaccctaaaaatctgTGTTTTTCTCCCATAAACCCCATACGAAACAAATCAATGGCAGAAACCGAAATCCCAAACGAACCCGCATTACCCACAAAACGCAAACTCGATGAGGACCCATTTCCTGAAAACAAGCAAGAAAATCACACCAACAAATCGCAAAAGCTTGAGTCTCTTACCAACAACTCACCAAACACCCAAGAGAAAACCACTGATAGAACGCAAACTCTAGAAGCTTCTTTCAATAACCAAAATGACACCGTACAGAAAgtggtagaagaagaagaagatggtgatGATGAAGATGGTGATTATGAAGACGAAGAGAACGGAGAGGAAGTGTTGGTGGATaggaaagggaaagggatatTGATTGAAGAAGTTGAAGATGACGACTCGAGTGATGATGACGGTGATGAATCAAGTGAATTGGACGGTGGCGATGATAgtgaggaggcggaggaggatGATCCATTGGCTGAAGTTGAtttggataatattttaccGTCGAGGACTCGAAGAAAAGCGGTGCATCCTGGAGTTTATATTGCTAATGACAATCACGtgaatgatggtgatgatgatgacagTGACGCGTGATTTTAAAGCAAggttagttttgttttaaagaaaactgAGGTTAATTTCATTAGTCAAGTAGTGATTAGAATTTAGTGATTTGGCAATATATGTTGTAGCAACCTTGAAtagatattttgtttattttccatttgaattttgaattttgaattttgaaattgatcattGTGGAAATGTAGATGTGGTAGTCTTTCGTTTCtcttattacaaatttattgttTAATCTCTGTTTGTAGACAAGTTGGTGATGTTATCATAGAGGATGTTTGCCTTCAAAACTTAGTGGTAATGCTGAAGAGTTAAAGAGGAAGAGATGCTAGGGGAATTGTGTTAGTATGTTCTTTTTGGATGAACAATCTAGAGGAATACAACAAGCTAGTTTTTAAGTTGCAACGATGGTGATGCTCAGTAGGATCCTTTCCTTCTAAAGTTGGTAGGAAAAAAGATACTTTGGTGATTGAGATGTGTTGGAGAAAAACATTCACCTAGGTTAGTAACGACATGATAGTGTAATAGTTTTCCTTAACCAGACCACAATTGGCACATATGATTAATGTTCCTCACTGAGTCTAATTGACATCTTGGGAATAACAGAAAATCCATGAATCCATGATTTAGGAAAatgattaatgaattttaattgcTGTCTAATAGAAGCTTTCTTCTCTTAGAAAGTATGCCACTAAATGCTGTCCATTATCGACAAATGTCGTGACTTTCGCTAGTTCATCTGGGTATAGCAACTACATTGAATAACTCATCTGAGTTTCATATACTGTTCTTCCCTGAACTGTGTTGGGGAGAGTACAGAAtgtgatttcattttatttgcaaattATTGGTAGCAAGTTCGAAACCCTGCATTAGGACTTGGAAATGAGTGGGAAAATATGCGAATGCATGGTGATCCTTGAATATGAGTAAACTATTTATGAGATTATGTAGTCCTGTAAATTAGTGGTAAAGAGGTATATGTACCTTTGTGTGGTTTCTTGTGGTTTAGCGATTCTTGACAAACTTTTGGCGGGGACTTCTATGCATGCCTAGCAATGTAATTGCTATGTTGGTAAATAGTTCAAAGATAATAGAGTACAAACCTGTCTCACAGTTACCTAATTTGCTGAAATCCGTAGAATTATGATCTGGATTGCATGATCCCAACCATGGTATGTTTGTGATCTAGATTGTGAAAATTGGCCaccctttttttatgtttcacaTGGATTTACAAGTATTTGTGTTTAAATATAGCAATAAATATGTAAAACCTTtataagaaaggaaaaattaagttttgaagttattgttattaattgGAATCTAAAAGGTTGCATATTTAGGTTGGACTTTTCAATTTgttaccttttaaaaaaataataaagaaggaaaaaagacaaTTATCTTCAGCTGCATGCATGGCAAAGATCGAGAGGTTTTTTGGGGAAGAGGTAACTTGTACGCAATTTTCAAGGCCCTGGGATGGAAAATATCTTGTTTGGAAGCTTTAGTTTACATGCTCCCATACAATACTTTTATCTTTTGAGAATTAGAAAGCAGCACATGTCATGATTATCTTAATAAACTGATCTAATGGCTAATAACTAAAACAatctaatagtttttttaataggaaATATTACTTCTATCTCAATTAAATGACATATGCATACCCGTACCATGTACCATAATGTATCGTGTTCCAGCTAACATTGACCTGTCCAAAAGTACTGAGGGTATGGATTGCAGTTacataaccttaaaaaaaaaggtgtattGAAGTTTGCTTTGATATGGAAAGTCTACTTTCTGGAATTGAAGTTGGTTTGGTTTATTAGTAAGCCACTATAGATTGGCAATATTATGGTGCATGTCTATATAGTTGTGGCTTGATTAAACACACAAAAGGAATCTAGGTGTATTCTAGTCTTCTTTTTGTATAACTCACATTGATTTTTATCATAGGGATccaatttttgaaaaactagaGGTCTGTTCACTAACAAgaaactattttcttttttcatttctagttttcttttccAATGAAAAATTGGAAAACGTgtacaactattttttataaaaaaaaaatcaaaatcataatttataatagtcattttaatattttgtatttgtgataatttaattgtaaaatgttaattttattgtattcaaattaaaattatatatgaaaaagcTATATTGTTAActataaaaaactttatattagatttataataaaaaaaataaatttatgacaccagctatatatatatatatatatatatatataacattcctaaaaagtatttatatatagaagaaaaaaaattgtaatggtcatgtcttttcttcatttaaaaatcagTGGAAatcttgtaaagaaaaactgtGAAGTACCTCTAAAATGTGTTCCCCAAACTCAGTACATATTTGGAAAACTAGAGAactagttttctatttttatgaaTGGAGAAATGTTGCATTTGAACAGAAGttccagtttttatttttctaacttcAGCTATCCAAAAGATTAGAATATTACTCTATTTCTCAACAGCCTCTAACTTGTCATTGTATTCGGTTCCTGAAGATGTGGTCCTACAAGTGCGTGGTGATTCTGCCCCACACATCTTATGGTTGATTAGCACCAGTAGCAATCTTTAAAGTCAATCATGAATTAGCTTATCATGAATTAGCTTGTGGTTTTGGTGAGACcttataaacttttatttttattctaaaaaggCAGTGTAGTTTAcctttgatgaaaaatcatctTTTATTTGAGCTTGAATTCGCAGAATATGCCTCACATGATTGGCATGTTGAAGGGTTGTTAAATCTTTATTTGGTTGGTTTATGGTGTATTTACAGAGCCAGTTGATGTTTATATCAACTTCCTGAAATAGAAATTCAACGATCTTGGTTTGTGTTTGATTTAGAGTTGTAATATTATAGTCAGTCTTATGGCAAAATATCCACCACCACTTCCCTGCTCCAACACACAACT
This region includes:
- the LOC18107121 gene encoding nuclear polyadenylated RNA-binding protein 3, encoding MAETEIPNEPALPTKRKLDEDPFPENKQENHTNKSQKLESLTNNSPNTQEKTTDRTQTLEASFNNQNDTVQKVVEEEEDGDDEDGDYEDEENGEEVLVDRKGKGILIEEVEDDDSSDDDGDESSELDGGDDSEEAEEDDPLAEVDLDNILPSRTRRKAVHPGVYIANDNHVNDGDDDDSDA